DNA sequence from the Burkholderia pyrrocinia genome:
GTGCGCATCGCGCATCCGTTCGGCTGCCTCGACGACCGTGATCGTTGCGAAACACGTGGCGACATCGCGAGTGCAGAGCATCGCAGCATTCATGTCATCTCCTGGTTGTCCCGGGCGACGCAAATCGTCACCGCGGCTCGGACATCCTTGACCGTCGATCAACGTCTGTCCTGCTCCTGACCGATCAAGCGATCGACAGTCGATCGACGACTTCGCGCACGCCCGGCGCCTGCCAGGCGGCATCGAACACAAGCTGCCGTTCGCTCAGCGAATCATGATCGTCGGCTCCTTTTCGCATCCGGTAAAACAACGGTAGGCGCAGTACCGCCGGCAAGAATTGATGCAGGTCAGTGTGAAAGCCCGTGCGTGCGCGCGGTAGATGTCGCGACCGGCGTCGTCCGGCGCGCGGCCGCTACGGCCTCGCCGCGGCTTTGATCCGTCCGGCCCGGTTCAATGAGGCGCAGGACGATCCGGCGTCCGTGTGTCGACAGGCTGGCGTGCGCTTCCGCTATCGACGTCGTATCCAGCCGAACGAGACCACGCTCGGCCAGGCAGTGAAGATCGGCAGGGTCGCCCGGTCGGCACCGCGGCTCGCTCGCGAGAACCATCATGATCGCGATTTCATGGGGGCTAAGCAGCCTGTCTGCATTCGTATCGGCCGGCCGTTCGCCATGAGGCGCGACAGATCCCGAGCGGGAAATGATCGGGTGATTGGCCGTGTCCTTGAAAGTCGAGGGCATGATGTGATCCGTATCGTGAACGTGAAGACGCAAACGGGACGAAACCGTGTCGACGTCGATCTTGACCGCCACGCACAACGCTCAATGTTCGCGCTTGTCGGCCAATCGTTCTTGATGCAGGTCAGCAATCGATCGAAGGTGATCGGGATGCACCCAAACTCCAGACGAAGCGCCTTCGCACGAACCTGCGTGTCACGTTGAGCGCGTGGCTCTGCTGGCGAGCAGGTCCGCGTGTCACCGTCGATAAAATCGAAAGTGCGAATGGAGGTGTTGTCTTACGAAAGCGGACAGCATGCGACGGATCCTGGCGCAGCACCTCGGATTGCCGTTCGCGCCCTATCCGGACACTCGGTTGAATGCACTCGCCCTACGTCGGCGCGTATCAAACGACGCGCCCGCGCGGCGGATTCAGTACAGCAGAAACGCCGCCCGCGCTTGCGCGAACGCCGCCGTCTGCGTGTCGACGACCCGTTCGATGTCGTCGAGCGGCCTCCCCGCTTCCAGCATGTCGGCGACCTCGCGCGAACCGACCGACGCGCGAATCGCGTCGATCCGGAACAGTCCGGGATACCGACGGTGCAAAACGAGTGCAAGTGCGAGCCCTATTTCGCCGGGTTTTGCCGCGCCGGGCAGTCGCGCAATGCGCACACCGTCGCACGGTACACCGCGATAAGGTCCTTCCGCCGGCACGAAGCGAACCGGCGCGAAGGTCGCGCCGAGCCGCATCGCACGAAGATCGTCGGCGAGTGCATGGCCGTCGATCCACGGCGCGCCGACCACGCCGAACGGCGTTGCGGTGCCGCGCCCGACACTGAGCGCCGCACCTTCGACGAGCCCCGTCTCGGGATACAGCGACAGCGCGCCGGTATCGCGCAGGTTCGGCGACGGCGGCACCCAGCCCAGCCCGGTGGCGTCGAAGCGCATCGCGCGCGCGTAGTGCGCCATCGGTACCACGGTGAGCGCGGCGCCGATTCGCATCCGGTCATTGAACAGGCGCGCGAGTTCGCCGATCGTCATCCCGTGCTGAAGCGGCAGCGGGAAATAGCCGGTGAACGTGCGCGGCCCCGGATCCGCCACCGGGCCGCCGACGACATCCGCGCCCAGCGGATTCGGACGGTCCAGCACGAGCACCGGACGATGCGCGGCAGCCGCCGCCTCGAGCGCATAACCAAGCGTGGCCAGGTAAGTGAAGAAGCGTACGCCGGCATCCTGCAGGTCGATCACCAGCACATCGGCATCGGCGAGCAACTCGGGGGCGATCCGGCGGTGGCTGCCGTAGAGGCTGTGAACCGTCACGCCGGTCGCGGCATCGATCGTGTCGCCGAACGTTTCGTCCACGTCGGTGCCGAGCCCGTGCTCGGGCGCGAACAGCGCAACGAGCCGTGCGCCCGGCGCGTGCGCGAGCAGGTCGGCGGTCCGCGTGCCGAACCGGTCGAAGCCGCTGCGATTCGTGATCAGCGCAATGCGCTTGCCGGCCACGGCCGCGAATCCGTCCGCCGCGAGCACGTCGATGCCGGCCAGCACCGGTCCGTGCGATGCCGGCAGCCGGCCGCTACGGGCGACGGCCTCGGCCATCGTCGGTGCGCGCGTGGCGATCTGCGGCAACGTCGAGGGCCCCGCCCCGCTCGATACGATGCGGAGCACCTGCTCGCGCAACGGCGCGGCGGTGCCGGTTTCATCGGGATACAGCCGGCTCGTCAGCACGACCGCGAAGCGGCGCGTCACCGGATCGATCCACAGGGCGGTGCCCGTGTAGCCGAGATGCTGCAGCACGCCGACCGCGGGCAGCCGGTAGCGGTTCGCGACGAGCGGCGCCGCGACTGCCCAGCCGGTCGTGCGCAGGTCGCCTTCGGCATCGAGCGTGGCCGGCGTCTCGAGCGTCGTGATGCTGGCGCGGCTCAGCACGCGTGCCGAGCCGAGTGTGCCGCCGTTCAGCAGCATGCGTGCGAAGCGCGCGAGATCGTCCGCGCTCGCGAACAGGCCCGCGTTGCCCGCCACGCCGCCCATCGCGGCGGCGATCGGATCGTGCACCCGGCCCCTGATCAGGCGGCCATCCCGGACGACCGTGGGCGCGACGCGCGCCAGCAACGACGCAGGCGGCCGAAACGCCGTGCTCGCCATGCCGAGCGGCGCGAATATGTGCATCGCGCACCACGCGTCGAGCGGCCGTCGCGACACGCGCTCGACGATCTGGCCGAGCACCACGTAGTTGACGTCGCTGTACCGTACGCGCGCGCCGGGCCGCGCATCGGGCGCCATCGCGACGATGTCGGCCAGCACCGCCGCGCGGCTGCGCAGCGCGCGAGACGACGACACGCCGGGCGGCAGCCCGGACGTATGCGCGAGCAACTGCCGAAGCGTGACGTCCGCCTTGCCGCGCGCGGCGAACGCAGGCCAGTAGTGTGCGGCCGGAGTATCGAGATCGAGCTCCCCGCGCTCCGCGAGCTGCATGACGGCGACGGCCGTCGCCACGGGCTTCGTCAGCGACGCGAGATCGAAAACGGTATCGGCCGTCATCGCTTCGGCGGCCGTGCCCGTCACACGAAAGCCGCGGGCCACACGTACGCGCACACCGTCCGCATCGCCCGTCACGACGACCGCGCCGGCAAGATGGCGATCGGCGATCTCGGCGGCAATGACAGCGTCGATCGCGGCGGCCGGCGGTAGCGCCGCGGCCGGGTCGACTTCCGCCCGCGCGCAGACGGGCGCCAGCGCGAGCAGCAGCGCGCCGGTCAGCGCGGCAGCGCAGCGGGATCGTAGCGATTGCGCGGATTCCACAGCATCCATCCGTCCGTGCCGGCCGTATCGGCGGCGTCGACCTGCGCGCGAATCTCATCC
Encoded proteins:
- a CDS encoding BON domain-containing protein translates to MPAVLRLPLFYRMRKGADDHDSLSERQLVFDAAWQAPGVREVVDRLSIA
- a CDS encoding exo-beta-N-acetylmuramidase NamZ domain-containing protein; translated protein: MDAVESAQSLRSRCAAALTGALLLALAPVCARAEVDPAAALPPAAAIDAVIAAEIADRHLAGAVVVTGDADGVRVRVARGFRVTGTAAEAMTADTVFDLASLTKPVATAVAVMQLAERGELDLDTPAAHYWPAFAARGKADVTLRQLLAHTSGLPPGVSSSRALRSRAAVLADIVAMAPDARPGARVRYSDVNYVVLGQIVERVSRRPLDAWCAMHIFAPLGMASTAFRPPASLLARVAPTVVRDGRLIRGRVHDPIAAAMGGVAGNAGLFASADDLARFARMLLNGGTLGSARVLSRASITTLETPATLDAEGDLRTTGWAVAAPLVANRYRLPAVGVLQHLGYTGTALWIDPVTRRFAVVLTSRLYPDETGTAAPLREQVLRIVSSGAGPSTLPQIATRAPTMAEAVARSGRLPASHGPVLAGIDVLAADGFAAVAGKRIALITNRSGFDRFGTRTADLLAHAPGARLVALFAPEHGLGTDVDETFGDTIDAATGVTVHSLYGSHRRIAPELLADADVLVIDLQDAGVRFFTYLATLGYALEAAAAAHRPVLVLDRPNPLGADVVGGPVADPGPRTFTGYFPLPLQHGMTIGELARLFNDRMRIGAALTVVPMAHYARAMRFDATGLGWVPPSPNLRDTGALSLYPETGLVEGAALSVGRGTATPFGVVGAPWIDGHALADDLRAMRLGATFAPVRFVPAEGPYRGVPCDGVRIARLPGAAKPGEIGLALALVLHRRYPGLFRIDAIRASVGSREVADMLEAGRPLDDIERVVDTQTAAFAQARAAFLLY